In a single window of the Salvelinus namaycush isolate Seneca unplaced genomic scaffold, SaNama_1.0 Scaffold711, whole genome shotgun sequence genome:
- the LOC120042566 gene encoding serine-rich 25 kDa antigen protein-like, with amino-acid sequence MIQIQQDCLEWVLQSGWAETRREAQPEACSETGRLGERPSQKPELRQGERPSQKPELRQGERPSQKPDLRQGERPSQKPELRQGERPSQKPELKQGERPSQKPDLRQGERPSQKPDLRQGERPSQKPDLRQGERPSQKPELRQGERTSQKPDLRQGERPSQKPDLRQGERPSQKPELRQGERPS; translated from the exons ATGATTCAGATCCAGCAGGATT GCCTGGAATGGGTCCTACAGTCAGGCTGGGCTGAGACTAggagagaggcccagccagaagcCTGCTCTGAGAcagggagactgggagagaggcccagccagaagcCTGagttgagacagggagagaggcccagccagaagcCTGAgttgaggcagggagagaggcccagccagaagcCTGatctgagacagggagagaggcccagccagaagcCTGAgttgaggcagggagagaggcccagccagaagcCTGAGTTGAAGCAGggagagaggcccagccagaagcCTGatctgagacagggagagaggcccagccagaagcCTGatctgagacagggagagaggcccagccagaagcCTGatctgagacagggagagaggcccagccagaagcCTGAGTtgaggcaaggagagaggaccAGCCAGAAGCCTGatctgagacagggagagaggcccagccagaagcCTGatctgagacagggagagaggcccagccagaagcCTGAgttgaggcagggagagaggcccAGCTAG